One Littorina saxatilis isolate snail1 linkage group LG12, US_GU_Lsax_2.0, whole genome shotgun sequence genomic region harbors:
- the LOC138981540 gene encoding uncharacterized protein isoform X1, whose protein sequence is MTKGRRFVPPQDREGIWFRHRGADNCTDGGMARGEVTSTGRMLAAPFIGLGHPRPPPPRFDQRAQTTYHKTNPFSYHDNRHTIQDRGEYFGDRPQKLFEGQDSRFLGRKVVPLHSRQHSTGPGFLKHNSRNPVDYEYNTVFATSFTGRPTDQQPTSARLYHRTRQEPPSGSVPLSTTTTEWFPPAPEVKPTRSSTRVLGTSLQPYSKHNTWQYSYQGLPRVYPPYGEPIKLRPGVDNVLNRYGAAFTASRATAAADS, encoded by the exons TTTCGTCATCGAGGGGCAGACAACTGCACCGATGGCGGGATGGCCCGAGGGGAGGTAACCAGTACGGGCAGGATGTTAGCTGCCCCTTTTATTGGACTCGGACACCCGCGCCCTCCTCCTCCTAGATTTGATCAAAGAGCACAG ACCACCTACCACAAGACAAACCCATTCTCCTATCACGACAACAGACACACTATTCAGGACCGTGGGGAGTACTTTGGCGAT CGTCCTCAAAAACTATTTGAG GGCCAAGACTCTCGCTTTCTGGGCCGCAAGGTGGTGCCCCTCCACTCCAGGCAGCACTCCACGGGCCCCGGCTTCCTCAAGCACAACTCCCGCAACCCCGTCGACTACGAGTACAACACCGTCTTCGCCACCTCATTCACCGGCAGACCCACTGACCAGCAGCCGACCTCCGCCCGCCTATATCACAGAACCCGACAGGAACCCCCCTCCGGTTCCGTCCCCTtgtccaccaccaccaccgagTGGTTCCCTCCCGCGCCGGAGGTGAAACCCACCCGTTCCTCCACCCGGGTGCTTGGCACCAGCCTGCAGCCCTACTCCAAGCACAACACGTGGCAGTACTCCTACCAGGGCCTACCCCGGGTGTATCCACCCTACGGCGAGCCCATCAAGCTGCGGCCTGGCGTGGACAACGTGCTCAACAGATACGGGGCTGCCTTTACAGCTTCCAGGGCCACTGCTGCAGCTGATAGTTAG
- the LOC138981540 gene encoding uncharacterized protein isoform X3, producing MKRSKSAILFRHRGADNCTDGGMARGEVTSTGRMLAAPFIGLGHPRPPPPRFDQRAQTTYHKTNPFSYHDNRHTIQDRGEYFGDRPQKLFEGQDSRFLGRKVVPLHSRQHSTGPGFLKHNSRNPVDYEYNTVFATSFTGRPTDQQPTSARLYHRTRQEPPSGSVPLSTTTTEWFPPAPEVKPTRSSTRVLGTSLQPYSKHNTWQYSYQGLPRVYPPYGEPIKLRPGVDNVLNRYGAAFTASRATAAADS from the exons ATGAAAAGATCGAAGTCAGCCATTCTG TTTCGTCATCGAGGGGCAGACAACTGCACCGATGGCGGGATGGCCCGAGGGGAGGTAACCAGTACGGGCAGGATGTTAGCTGCCCCTTTTATTGGACTCGGACACCCGCGCCCTCCTCCTCCTAGATTTGATCAAAGAGCACAG ACCACCTACCACAAGACAAACCCATTCTCCTATCACGACAACAGACACACTATTCAGGACCGTGGGGAGTACTTTGGCGAT CGTCCTCAAAAACTATTTGAG GGCCAAGACTCTCGCTTTCTGGGCCGCAAGGTGGTGCCCCTCCACTCCAGGCAGCACTCCACGGGCCCCGGCTTCCTCAAGCACAACTCCCGCAACCCCGTCGACTACGAGTACAACACCGTCTTCGCCACCTCATTCACCGGCAGACCCACTGACCAGCAGCCGACCTCCGCCCGCCTATATCACAGAACCCGACAGGAACCCCCCTCCGGTTCCGTCCCCTtgtccaccaccaccaccgagTGGTTCCCTCCCGCGCCGGAGGTGAAACCCACCCGTTCCTCCACCCGGGTGCTTGGCACCAGCCTGCAGCCCTACTCCAAGCACAACACGTGGCAGTACTCCTACCAGGGCCTACCCCGGGTGTATCCACCCTACGGCGAGCCCATCAAGCTGCGGCCTGGCGTGGACAACGTGCTCAACAGATACGGGGCTGCCTTTACAGCTTCCAGGGCCACTGCTGCAGCTGATAGTTAG
- the LOC138981540 gene encoding testis-expressed protein 36-like isoform X2, whose translation MTKGRRFVPPQDREGIWFRHRGADNCTDGGMARGEVTSTGRMLAAPFIGLGHPRPPPPRFDQRAQTTYHKTNPFSYHDNRHTIQDRGEYFGDGQDSRFLGRKVVPLHSRQHSTGPGFLKHNSRNPVDYEYNTVFATSFTGRPTDQQPTSARLYHRTRQEPPSGSVPLSTTTTEWFPPAPEVKPTRSSTRVLGTSLQPYSKHNTWQYSYQGLPRVYPPYGEPIKLRPGVDNVLNRYGAAFTASRATAAADS comes from the exons TTTCGTCATCGAGGGGCAGACAACTGCACCGATGGCGGGATGGCCCGAGGGGAGGTAACCAGTACGGGCAGGATGTTAGCTGCCCCTTTTATTGGACTCGGACACCCGCGCCCTCCTCCTCCTAGATTTGATCAAAGAGCACAG ACCACCTACCACAAGACAAACCCATTCTCCTATCACGACAACAGACACACTATTCAGGACCGTGGGGAGTACTTTGGCGAT GGCCAAGACTCTCGCTTTCTGGGCCGCAAGGTGGTGCCCCTCCACTCCAGGCAGCACTCCACGGGCCCCGGCTTCCTCAAGCACAACTCCCGCAACCCCGTCGACTACGAGTACAACACCGTCTTCGCCACCTCATTCACCGGCAGACCCACTGACCAGCAGCCGACCTCCGCCCGCCTATATCACAGAACCCGACAGGAACCCCCCTCCGGTTCCGTCCCCTtgtccaccaccaccaccgagTGGTTCCCTCCCGCGCCGGAGGTGAAACCCACCCGTTCCTCCACCCGGGTGCTTGGCACCAGCCTGCAGCCCTACTCCAAGCACAACACGTGGCAGTACTCCTACCAGGGCCTACCCCGGGTGTATCCACCCTACGGCGAGCCCATCAAGCTGCGGCCTGGCGTGGACAACGTGCTCAACAGATACGGGGCTGCCTTTACAGCTTCCAGGGCCACTGCTGCAGCTGATAGTTAG